From a single Lolium rigidum isolate FL_2022 chromosome 7, APGP_CSIRO_Lrig_0.1, whole genome shotgun sequence genomic region:
- the LOC124677001 gene encoding RNA-binding protein L-like isoform X1 — protein sequence MYQQPMNGQHAPQPQASGPPPPAPQQQAPPPQQYYQAPPPQYYQQGPPPAMWGHPQQHMPPQYAAPPPQQYAPPPPHQYAQPPPQQYAQQPPPHYGAQVAGGPAPGSEDVKTLWIGDLQYWMDENYLYSAFAPVGPQQVTNVKIIRSKSTGQPEGYGFVEFLSRAAAEYALSFNGQMMPSVEQAFKLNWASSSSGDKRGDDGSDHTIFVGDLAADVTDAMLEEIFKASYPSVKGANVVTDRATGRSKGYGFVRFGDATEQARAMTEMNGAQLSTRHMRIGPAANKKNMGTQQTYSSNAGYQSSQGNEASNDPNNTTIFVGGLDSNIDENYLKQVFTPYGEVNHVKIPVGKRCGFVQFTSRSCAEGAINALNGTLIGSSNVRLSWGRSTKQPPQQDASQGNVNSYYGYQQGHDAYYGASNVQDPSMQTYGYAGYGSYEQQQQQQPSQPQQQPPQQQPPQ from the exons ATGTACCAGCAGCCAATGAACGGGCAGCACGCGCCGCAGCCGCAGGCCTCCGGGCCCCCGCCTCCTGCCCCGCAGCAGCAGGCGCCCCCGCCGCAGCAGTACTaccaggcgccgccgccgcagtacTACCAGCAGGGCCCGCCGCCGGCCATGTGGGGCCACCCGCAGCAGCACATGCCTCCGCAGTACGCGGCCCCGCCCCCGCAGCAGTACGCGCCCCCGCCCCCTCACCAGTACGCGCAGCCGCCACCGCAGCAGTAcgcgcagcagccgccgccgcactaCGGCGCGCAGGTGGCCGGCGGGCCCGCGCCCGGAAGCGAGGATGTCAAGACTCTGTGGATCGGGGATCTCCAGTACTGGATGGACGAGAACTACCTCTACAGCGCCTTTGCGCCCGTCGGGCCGCAGCAG GTCACCAACGTGAAAATCATCCGCAGCAAATCAACTGGGCAGCCTGAAGGTTATGGTTTTGTTGAATTTCTCTCTCGAGCTGCTGCAGAATATGCTCTCAGCTTTAATGGACAGATGATGCCTTCTGTTGAGCAAGCTTTTAAGCTAAACTGGGCTTCTTCTAGCTCTGGTGACAAGCGTGGTGATGATGGCTCTGATCACACCATATTTGTTGGTGATTTGGCTGCTGATGTTACTGACGCCATGCTGGAAGAGATATTCAAAGCCTCCTACCCTTCAGTTAAAGGTGCTAATGTTGTTACTGACAGGGCCACTGGTCGCTCCAAAGGATATGGTTTTGTTCGTTTTGGAGATGCAACTGAGCAGGCACGTGCTATGACTGAAATGAATGGAGCACAGTTGTCTACGAGACATATGAGGATAGGGCCTGCAGCTAACAAGAAGAATATGGGTACTCAGCAGACATACTCGTCTAATG CAGGGTACCAGAGCTCACAAGGAAATGAGGCGTCGAATGATCCCAACAATACTACA ATCTTTGTGGGCGGGTTAGATTCCAATATAGATGAGAACTATCTAAAGCAAGTTTTTACTCCATATGGCGAAGTGAACCATGTAAAGATTCCTGTAGGCAAGCGTTGTGGATTTGTCCAATTTACCAGCAG GTCATGCGCCGAGGGAGCCATCAATGCGCTGAATGGGACTCTGATTGGAAGTTCCAACGTTCGTCTTTCATGGGGCCGTAGCACCAAACAG CCTCCCCAGCAGGATGCAAGCCAGGGTAATGTCAACAGCTACTATGGATATCAGCAGGGTCATGATGCTTACTATGGTGCATCCAATGTGCAAGATCCTAGCATGCAAACCTATGGATATGCTGGTTATGGCAGCTacgagcagcaacagcagcagcagccatcTCAACCACAGCAGCAGCCTCCGCAGCAGCAACCTC
- the LOC124677001 gene encoding RNA-binding protein L-like isoform X2: MPPQYAAPPPQQYAPPPPHQYAQPPPQQYAQQPPPHYGAQVAGGPAPGSEDVKTLWIGDLQYWMDENYLYSAFAPVGPQQVTNVKIIRSKSTGQPEGYGFVEFLSRAAAEYALSFNGQMMPSVEQAFKLNWASSSSGDKRGDDGSDHTIFVGDLAADVTDAMLEEIFKASYPSVKGANVVTDRATGRSKGYGFVRFGDATEQARAMTEMNGAQLSTRHMRIGPAANKKNMGTQQTYSSNGYQSSQGNEASNDPNNTTIFVGGLDSNIDENYLKQVFTPYGEVNHVKIPVGKRCGFVQFTSRSCAEGAINALNGTLIGSSNVRLSWGRSTKQPPQQDASQGNVNSYYGYQQGHDAYYGASNVQDPSMQTYGYAGYGSYEQQQQQQPSQPQQQPPQQQPPQ; encoded by the exons ATGCCTCCGCAGTACGCGGCCCCGCCCCCGCAGCAGTACGCGCCCCCGCCCCCTCACCAGTACGCGCAGCCGCCACCGCAGCAGTAcgcgcagcagccgccgccgcactaCGGCGCGCAGGTGGCCGGCGGGCCCGCGCCCGGAAGCGAGGATGTCAAGACTCTGTGGATCGGGGATCTCCAGTACTGGATGGACGAGAACTACCTCTACAGCGCCTTTGCGCCCGTCGGGCCGCAGCAG GTCACCAACGTGAAAATCATCCGCAGCAAATCAACTGGGCAGCCTGAAGGTTATGGTTTTGTTGAATTTCTCTCTCGAGCTGCTGCAGAATATGCTCTCAGCTTTAATGGACAGATGATGCCTTCTGTTGAGCAAGCTTTTAAGCTAAACTGGGCTTCTTCTAGCTCTGGTGACAAGCGTGGTGATGATGGCTCTGATCACACCATATTTGTTGGTGATTTGGCTGCTGATGTTACTGACGCCATGCTGGAAGAGATATTCAAAGCCTCCTACCCTTCAGTTAAAGGTGCTAATGTTGTTACTGACAGGGCCACTGGTCGCTCCAAAGGATATGGTTTTGTTCGTTTTGGAGATGCAACTGAGCAGGCACGTGCTATGACTGAAATGAATGGAGCACAGTTGTCTACGAGACATATGAGGATAGGGCCTGCAGCTAACAAGAAGAATATGGGTACTCAGCAGACATACTCGTCTAATG GGTACCAGAGCTCACAAGGAAATGAGGCGTCGAATGATCCCAACAATACTACA ATCTTTGTGGGCGGGTTAGATTCCAATATAGATGAGAACTATCTAAAGCAAGTTTTTACTCCATATGGCGAAGTGAACCATGTAAAGATTCCTGTAGGCAAGCGTTGTGGATTTGTCCAATTTACCAGCAG GTCATGCGCCGAGGGAGCCATCAATGCGCTGAATGGGACTCTGATTGGAAGTTCCAACGTTCGTCTTTCATGGGGCCGTAGCACCAAACAG CCTCCCCAGCAGGATGCAAGCCAGGGTAATGTCAACAGCTACTATGGATATCAGCAGGGTCATGATGCTTACTATGGTGCATCCAATGTGCAAGATCCTAGCATGCAAACCTATGGATATGCTGGTTATGGCAGCTacgagcagcaacagcagcagcagccatcTCAACCACAGCAGCAGCCTCCGCAGCAGCAACCTC